CGATTCCCCTTACGTTCGCCCTGCGCCCGGGGCAGCCGCGCGTCTCTCGCACCGCCAAGGAAATCCGGGAGGCCGATCGGGAGGTATTCGTGCAGCTCCCGATGGAGCCGATCGGCTACCCCAAAGTCGATCCGGGGAAGGACGCGATCCTCCTCGACCTCTCCAGGGTGGAGATCGAGGACCGTATCAACCGCTGCCTCGCCTCCGTCGGCTCGGCGCGAGGGATCATCACCCGGATGGGCGGCGCGGCGGTCAACGATCCGGACGTGATGCGCGCGGTCCTGGGCGAGGTGAAGCGGAGGGATCTGCTCTTCGTCGACGCGCACGGCGGGGGACCGACGCTGGTCGAGGAGATGGGCGAGGAAATGGGAGTCAAGACTCTGACCCTGGGCGGCACGCTCGACATCAGCGGGGCGAACGCGGCCGGCATCCGCGCGCGGCTCCGGCAGCTGCTCACGACCGCGGCGCAGCGTGGGACGCTCGTCGTCAGCTTCAAGGCGAGCATATTGACGCTGGGTGTGATCGAGTCGGAGCGGGCCAGTCTCGCCGAGCAGGGGATCGAGATCGTGCCGGCGTCGAAGCTGGTCCTCTGATGACGTCGATCGGATGGCGCCGATCGTGATGGCACCGAACGGCCGGGGCCCGCGATGAAGGCCGAGCTCAGCGTCAACGTCGACCACGTCGCCACGCTCCGTAATGCCCGCGGCGGCGACGAGCCCGATCCGGTCCGCGCCGCCGCCTTGGCGCTCGACGCGGGAGCCGCGGGAGTCACCGTCCACCTGCGCGAGGATCGCCGCCACATCCGGGACGACGATCTGACGCGGATTCGAGCGCTCCGCCGCGGCGTCCTCAATCTGGAGATGGCACTCACCGACGAGATGGTCGGGATCGCGCTCGCGATCCATCCGGACCGCGCCACACTTGTGCCCGAGCGAAGGGCCGAGCTCACCACGGAAGGAGGGCTCGATCTGAGCCGGGACGCGGAGGCGTTCGCCGCCCGGTGCGGCCGGCTGGTCGAGGCCGGGATCCCGGTCAGCCTCTTCCTCGATCCGGACGAGAGCATCGCCGAGGCGGCCGTCCGAACGAAGGCCACGATCGTGGAGATCCACACCGGCCACTACGCGAACGCGCGGGGCGCCGACAGCGTCGATCGCGAGCTCACGCGGATCGAGCGCGCGGCCCGGCGCTTCCACGAAGTCGGCCTCAGGCCCCACGCGGGACACGGCCTCAACGTCGTCAACATCCGCGCGCTGCTCAAGCGATATCCGTTCCGCGAGCTCTCCATCGGACACTCGATCATCGCGCGCGCGATCGAGGTGGGGATGGCCAAGTCCGTGCGCGAGATGATCGCCGCGATCGAGGCCGCTTAGGAACACTCGCTACCGCTTTACGTTCCCCCCGAAACCGGCTGTAACCCCGAAGTCAGTGCGTCGAAACAACCCCGTCACGCCGCGGCGATATCCTCCCCGCCTTGATGCATGTAGCGACTGAATTTGTCGCATCCACGGCGGAAGGCAGCGCGCCGGTACGCCACACGCACCTCACCGGAGGACGGACACCTATGTCACGCAGCTTTCGGTTCGCACCACTCATGCTGACCGCGCTCGCCTGGGCTGCATTCACAGGCTCCGCTCGGGCCGAGGAGGGAGCACTGGCCGTGGCGCTCTCGGAGCAGGCCGCCACGCGGGCAACGGCGGTCAGCACGCCCGAGATCGCCGCTCCGGTCGGCGTGAGCGCGATCGCGGATCAGGCAATCACGATCCAGGCCGACGCCACCGACCCGAATGCGGGAGACATCCTGACCATCACCCAGTCGGGCGCCCCCGCGAGCCTCGTTTTCTCGCACACGCCCGACGTGTCGCCCGTTTCGGCGACTCTGAGCGGGACGCTGACCGCCGCTGATGTCGGTACCTACAACATCCTCTGGGAAGTATCGGACGGGACCTTCTCCGCTTCCGCGTCGACCGCCCTGGACGTGACCGCGAATCACGATCCCACGATCGACGCCCCCGCGACCTACCTGGGCGCGGCCACGATCGATATGAGCTTCCCCGTCACGGTATCGGACCCGGATAACGACCGGGTCAACTCCATCGCCGCGACGCCGCTCCCTTCAGGGGCGACCTTCACCGTCAACGCCCTTCGGACCTCCGGCGAGTTTCACTGGGTCCCCGCCGTCGGCCAGGAAGGCGACTACAGCGTGACCTTCGCGGTGGCATCCGGATCGCCGGAGCGCACCGCCTCAGCCGTGACCGCGATCCACGTCATGACGCAGGATCATCCGCCGATCGTGAACTCGCCTGGCACCGTGAACGCGGTCGCGGGCCTTCCCATCTCGGTCACTGCGACTGCCTCGGACCCTGACGGGGACCCGATCACGGAGTTCGTTGCAGAGGGCACGCAGAGCACCGACCTCCCGGCCGGGGCGGTGTTCACGACCAATGCCTCCAATACCGCGGGCACGCTCGACTGGACGCCCACCCTCTCGCAGATCGGCAACGTGGGCATCAACATCATCGCGCGCTCCGGTGTGGTTCCGACCTCCGGCCAGATCGGGCTTCGCACGGTCAAGGTAACGAGAATCGTGGTGAGGGCCGATCGGGCTCCGGTCGTCACGGCGCCGGCGACGGTGTCGGCGATGGAGGGAAGCCTGCTCACGGTCAACGTCACGGCCTCCGATCCGGACGCCCAGACACCGATCGCCTCGCTCACGGCGGCACCGCTCCCTCTGGGCGCGGCCTTCTCGTCCAATCCCGCTCATACGTCGGGGACCCTCAGCTGGACCCCGGATTTCTCGCAAGGCGGCACGTACAACGTCGTGTTCACCGCGGCGAACGCCTTAACGGGCACCGCGACGACATCGATCGTCGTGGGGAATCAGAATCGCGCGCCGAGCGCGAATGCCGGTGGTCCTTATAACGGAACGGCAGGGGCCATGGTGAGCTTCAACGGCTCGGGCTCCTCCGACCCGGACGGCGACGTGTTGACCTACGCTTGGGGCTTCGGCGATAGCCATACCGGCAGCGGCGCGAACCCCTCGCATGCGTATGCCGCGGGCAGCACCTACAACGTGACGCTTCACGTGACGGACCCGGGCGCTCTCTTCGACGACGCCGCCACGACGGCGACCATCGTGTCCCAAGTTAGCGCCGAGATTCTCCTTGAGAGCTTCGGGTCGACGATCGATGTGAGAAAGACGGGTAACCGGTTCACGAAGATCGGCCTGGAGGAGACGACGTTCCCCTATACGGATCTGATCCCGAGCTCGATCCGAGTCTCGACCACCTTCCCGAATTCGGGATTCGTCACCGAATGCGCCGCGGACCCGAGGAGCTTCGTGAGCGGCGACCTGAACGCAAACGGAATCCCTGATATCGACATTCGCTTCGGGAACAAATGCCTCGCGAACCTATTCAATAACGTTCCGGACAACACCCTCGCAACGGTCGTGATCACGGGCCAGTTCTCGCCCTCCGGCATCACGGTCCCGCTTCAGGCCCAGCGCGACCTGACGGTCCGGGTGAAGCACCGCACCAGCCCCATCCTCGCCAGCGCTTCTCCGAATCCGTTCAACCCGGAAACCGCGATCTCCTACACGGTCATGAATCCGGGCTCGGTCACGATCAAGGTGTACTCGGTGGATGGCCGCCTCGTCCGGACGCTGAAGCAGGGCGAGTCGTCGGGCGCCGGAACCTACGAAGTGACGTGGAACGGCACCGACGACACGGGGCACCACGTTTCCTCGGGCATCTACTTCGTGAAGTCGAGCCAAAGGGCCGGAACGGTCGAGACCTCCAACATCTTGAAGGTGACGTTGGCCAAGTAGCTTCGTAGAACGGTCCCGGGAGGACCTGCGCAGCGGCTGCGCGACGGCGTAACAGGGATGAGCGCTAACGGAAACAGGTTCGTTACAGCCGCTCCGTACGCTGCGCGGGTCATCTTCCGGCGGGATTCACTCAGACACGAAACTCGGCTGCGGACGATGACAACGAGGGAGACAACAATGATGCGAAGGATTCTGACGACCCTGGCTCTGATCGGGGCGACCATCGCCGTGGTGGACGGCGCCCTCGCGGCGAGCACGCCGGAGCGGATCGTCTTCGACGGGAACGTGCTCTGGAAGAATTCGCAGGACGGAACCACCCCGCTGCCGTGGGCGTCGGGCTCCGGCCCCTGCACCACTTCCGTGGCCATCACCTACACCACGACCGATCTGGGAACGTCGTTCTTCACCCATAACCGGACCAACATCGATCCGATGCTCGTGGATCCGTTCAATCAGACCAACCCTCGCTTCGACCCAACGATCACCAGCCCCGTCCGCTGCAAGTACCAGGGCGGCGCGGTGGTTTTGAACGTGACCTCGCTCGACCCGTTCTTCCAGCAGGTCGATTACGTCGGCGCGGTCCCAGCGCGCATCGCCGACCCGGCGTCGGATTGGACGACCGGATGGACCCTGGTCAACCGGTCCGGCGGGCTCGGACGGACGGACATCAACTATTCGAAGCCGGTGGTGACCCTGACCGGCCCCCAGACGGTGTCCGCGACGCTCTCCGCAACCAATAACTACCTGCTCCGCGGCAAGGTGGAATACGTGGCCGGCACGACCCTCACGATCCCGGCAGGCACCTACCTCTTCGGGGAGAAGGCCACGACCGGGTATCTCACCATCGATCGCGGGGCGAAGATCTTCGTCAACGGCACGAAGACCGCTCCGGTCGTTCTTACCAGCGATCAGGATCCGACGGTCGGCGCCATGGCCCCCGGCGATAACGGCGGGCTCGTGATCCACGGGCGGGCGATCGCCAACTGCGCCGACACCGCGCACGGCGATTCGTGCGTCTCGGAGGGAGGCGCCGGGTTCTACGGCGGCGCGAACGACGACGACAACAGCGGCGCCATCAAGTACATGCGGATCGAGTACTCGGGCAAGGTGATCAGCCCCGATAACGAGCTCAACTCGCTCACGATGAACGCCGTGGGCCGGGGGACCTCGATCGAGTACGTGCAGACGCTCGAGGGGAGCGATGACGCATTCGAGTGGTTCGGCGGTACGGTGAATGCCAGTCACTTGGTCGGGATCGGCGGAGGGGACGACGGGCTGGATTGGCAGCTGGGCTACCGCGGTCGCGTGCAGTTTGCGGTCATACAGCAGACGCCGCTGGAACCGGACAAGGGAATCGAGGCCGACAACAGCGAATTCAATTTCGCGGCCCCGAACCGGTCGAATCCCATCTTCTCGAATATCACGCTCATCGGGACGAATCCCCCCACCCCCGGGCTGGGGAGCACGAACATCGGCGTCCACCTCCGGCGCGGCACGGCCGGAACCATCGTGAACAGCATCATCCTCGGCTTCCGGGGACCGGGCCTGACCCGGAGACGTTCGCGAATTGCCCCGGCACGGCCCCGGCCGTGTACTGCACGCCCACGATCTCCGCCGTCGATGAGTCGCCGCTCAACAAGCGGGGGATCTACATGGCCACGAGCCCGAACCCGCTCA
The nucleotide sequence above comes from Candidatus Eisenbacteria bacterium. Encoded proteins:
- a CDS encoding pyridoxine 5'-phosphate synthase yields the protein MKAELSVNVDHVATLRNARGGDEPDPVRAAALALDAGAAGVTVHLREDRRHIRDDDLTRIRALRRGVLNLEMALTDEMVGIALAIHPDRATLVPERRAELTTEGGLDLSRDAEAFAARCGRLVEAGIPVSLFLDPDESIAEAAVRTKATIVEIHTGHYANARGADSVDRELTRIERAARRFHEVGLRPHAGHGLNVVNIRALLKRYPFRELSIGHSIIARAIEVGMAKSVREMIAAIEAA
- a CDS encoding PKD domain-containing protein, with translation MHVATEFVASTAEGSAPVRHTHLTGGRTPMSRSFRFAPLMLTALAWAAFTGSARAEEGALAVALSEQAATRATAVSTPEIAAPVGVSAIADQAITIQADATDPNAGDILTITQSGAPASLVFSHTPDVSPVSATLSGTLTAADVGTYNILWEVSDGTFSASASTALDVTANHDPTIDAPATYLGAATIDMSFPVTVSDPDNDRVNSIAATPLPSGATFTVNALRTSGEFHWVPAVGQEGDYSVTFAVASGSPERTASAVTAIHVMTQDHPPIVNSPGTVNAVAGLPISVTATASDPDGDPITEFVAEGTQSTDLPAGAVFTTNASNTAGTLDWTPTLSQIGNVGINIIARSGVVPTSGQIGLRTVKVTRIVVRADRAPVVTAPATVSAMEGSLLTVNVTASDPDAQTPIASLTAAPLPLGAAFSSNPAHTSGTLSWTPDFSQGGTYNVVFTAANALTGTATTSIVVGNQNRAPSANAGGPYNGTAGAMVSFNGSGSSDPDGDVLTYAWGFGDSHTGSGANPSHAYAAGSTYNVTLHVTDPGALFDDAATTATIVSQVSAEILLESFGSTIDVRKTGNRFTKIGLEETTFPYTDLIPSSIRVSTTFPNSGFVTECAADPRSFVSGDLNANGIPDIDIRFGNKCLANLFNNVPDNTLATVVITGQFSPSGITVPLQAQRDLTVRVKHRTSPILASASPNPFNPETAISYTVMNPGSVTIKVYSVDGRLVRTLKQGESSGAGTYEVTWNGTDDTGHHVSSGIYFVKSSQRAGTVETSNILKVTLAK